One segment of Tamlana crocina DNA contains the following:
- the murI gene encoding glutamate racemase — MSEQPIGIFDSGVGGTSIWKEIHALMPYENSIYLADSKNAPYGPKGKKAITELSIKNTEYLINQGCKIIVVACNTATTNAIDYLRKNYNVPFIGIEPAIKPAALQTQTHAVGILATEGTLSSELFHKTSLLFAKNVTVLEQIGDGIVELIESGQLHSEEMKTLLKLYLQPMIDANIDYLVLGCTHYPYLIPILIDLLPKHVKIIDSGQAVAKQTKAVLEKLELLNLSTTQPNLQFFTNGNPQIMQSLLSKKFKVKILDF; from the coding sequence ATGAGCGAACAACCTATTGGTATTTTTGATTCCGGTGTTGGCGGCACTTCCATCTGGAAAGAAATACATGCGCTAATGCCATATGAAAATTCTATTTATTTAGCCGATAGCAAAAATGCTCCCTACGGCCCCAAAGGCAAAAAGGCCATCACGGAACTCAGTATAAAAAACACCGAATATTTAATCAATCAAGGTTGTAAAATAATTGTAGTGGCCTGCAATACCGCCACGACCAATGCTATTGATTATTTGCGGAAAAACTATAATGTTCCGTTTATTGGTATCGAGCCAGCTATTAAACCGGCCGCCCTGCAAACACAAACCCATGCCGTAGGCATCTTAGCTACCGAAGGCACCCTGAGCAGCGAACTCTTCCATAAGACCTCATTATTATTTGCCAAAAACGTTACCGTTTTGGAACAAATTGGCGATGGTATTGTGGAGTTGATTGAAAGCGGACAATTGCATTCAGAGGAAATGAAAACGCTTTTAAAACTCTATTTACAACCAATGATTGATGCTAACATCGATTACTTGGTATTGGGCTGTACGCACTACCCCTATTTAATCCCCATTCTTATCGATTTGTTGCCTAAGCATGTAAAAATAATCGATTCTGGGCAAGCCGTAGCCAAACAGACCAAAGCCGTTTTGGAAAAACTCGAATTATTGAACCTTTCAACAACCCAGCCTAATTTACAGTTCTTCACTAACGGCAATCCACAAATCATGCAATCGCTACTTTCTAAAAAATTCAAGGTTAAAATTCTAGATTTTTAA
- a CDS encoding OmpH family outer membrane protein has protein sequence MKQFRTLLLATALCLVTVSFAQAQKVAHINTQELIAAMPEAKAAQAEIEALGKTYQTDIQASITEYQNTVKQYESEAGTKTDEENQKRGLELQEKQQRIQQFRADAQKDLAQKEAELFKPIQEKAMNAINEVAKEQGYEYVLDRATLIVADGKDILADVKKKMGI, from the coding sequence ATGAAACAATTTAGAACTCTATTATTAGCAACCGCATTATGTCTCGTAACTGTAAGTTTTGCACAAGCGCAAAAGGTTGCCCATATAAACACGCAAGAATTGATTGCTGCCATGCCAGAAGCCAAGGCAGCACAAGCCGAAATTGAGGCCTTAGGCAAAACCTACCAAACCGATATTCAAGCGTCTATCACAGAGTACCAAAACACCGTGAAGCAATACGAATCTGAAGCAGGAACCAAAACCGACGAAGAAAACCAAAAAAGAGGATTAGAGCTTCAAGAAAAGCAACAGCGCATCCAACAATTTAGAGCTGATGCACAAAAGGATTTAGCTCAAAAAGAAGCTGAATTGTTTAAGCCTATCCAAGAAAAAGCCATGAACGCTATTAACGAAGTGGCCAAAGAACAAGGTTACGAATATGTTTTGGATAGAGCGACTTTAATTGTTGCCGATGGTAAAGACATTCTTGCCGATGTTAAAAAGAAAATGGGCATCTAA
- a CDS encoding OmpH family outer membrane protein, which produces MQNNVLFLLTLVAMLSLSSLNAQRGVRIAYIDTEYILENVPEYQEATQQLNAKAQKWKNEIQQKLAAVEQKRDALNNEKALLTTELIEERQEDIDFEEAEILDYQQKRFGPNGDLFIQKKQLMQPVQDQIFAAVQDLAEGRKYDFIFDKSSDATMLFSAKQYDLSEQVLRSITRTAKRTQAQNRAERKAAEQEELIPEVNEELDAREKALEEKKQARADAVEQRRQEILAAREAKKKEAEEKRQKILEEREKAKQAKLDARNGTNTETDEPSEEVESSAKSTETASEKTEEAPKTQAELIEKNRQRKLAERAARQKELEERKQKILEERQRRRDSIINARKN; this is translated from the coding sequence ATGCAAAACAACGTTCTTTTTTTACTGACATTAGTCGCTATGCTTAGCCTCTCTTCCCTCAACGCGCAGCGCGGGGTAAGGATTGCTTACATAGATACTGAATACATTTTAGAGAATGTTCCGGAATATCAAGAGGCCACACAACAATTAAATGCCAAAGCCCAAAAGTGGAAAAACGAAATCCAACAAAAACTGGCTGCGGTAGAACAAAAACGCGATGCTTTAAATAACGAAAAAGCCTTATTGACCACCGAACTGATTGAAGAACGCCAAGAAGATATCGATTTTGAAGAAGCCGAAATATTGGATTATCAACAAAAACGATTTGGACCCAACGGCGATTTGTTCATTCAGAAAAAACAATTGATGCAGCCGGTGCAAGATCAAATATTCGCAGCCGTTCAAGATTTGGCAGAAGGCAGAAAGTATGATTTTATTTTCGATAAATCTTCTGATGCCACCATGCTATTTTCGGCAAAACAGTACGATTTGAGCGAGCAGGTATTACGAAGCATTACCCGTACCGCCAAACGTACGCAAGCCCAAAACCGGGCTGAGCGAAAAGCTGCCGAGCAAGAAGAATTGATTCCTGAAGTAAACGAAGAATTAGACGCTCGCGAAAAAGCCCTGGAAGAAAAAAAGCAAGCCAGAGCCGATGCGGTTGAACAACGCCGACAGGAAATTCTTGCGGCACGCGAAGCCAAGAAAAAAGAAGCTGAAGAAAAACGCCAAAAAATATTGGAAGAAAGGGAAAAAGCTAAGCAAGCCAAATTAGATGCCAGAAACGGCACAAATACCGAAACTGATGAACCATCTGAAGAAGTAGAGAGCAGTGCAAAGTCAACAGAAACCGCTTCAGAAAAAACAGAAGAGGCACCAAAAACACAAGCCGAACTGATTGAAAAAAACAGACAACGCAAACTAGCAGAAAGAGCTGCGCGCCAAAAAGAACTTGAAGAAAGAAAACAAAAAATATTAGAAGAACGCCAAAGACGAAGAGATAGCATTATAAATGCTAGAAAAAATTAA
- a CDS encoding POTRA domain-containing protein produces MAVQAQDVNYIKGKKYILEDISVLGNTSFGDQTIITYSGLRKGEEITIPGEDIANAIKKLWNSKLFSDIEVYVTKIEDDKAFLQIQLSDLPQLNDIKINGVKKGKVEGIINDNKLKKGTKVTENLITTTKNHLVKKYKKDGYYNTKVHINTIDIKDSIQTARVNMVVNIDKGEKVKIKDIVFSGNDVLSDKRLRKAMKSTKKINRLRILKRSKYIDSAYQADLGHIVDTYKENGYRDARIVSDSLVVNNDKTISLFIDVTEGEQYSFGDIKFIGNTVYSNEYLSRLLRIRKGDTYNGVLLQKRIADNSKPDAFDITNEYQNNGYLFSSINPVEVSAENNVIDMEIRISEGKPAYFNTVSVVGNDKTNDHVIYRELRTRPGQLYSKANVVRTVRELGQLGFFDAQEISPDFKNANPMEGTIDMEYSVKETGSSQIELQGGYGGGGFIGTLGLSFNNFSIKDIFKKEAYKPIPMGDGQKLALRLQASRFFQTYSFSFSEPWMGGKRPVQFSTSISHTKQFTYGANFQPDRSRSFNITGITFGLAKRLTVPDDFFTLSQAISYQRYDLNNYNTGLFSFGDGHSNNLSYTVGLSRNNTNVDPIFPTGGSKFSVTGKFSLPYSLFNGVDYEQLSDEYDAAQQQAANAESTLSPEYIAANEKITEIDQKRFNWLEFYKINFKGEWYTEITKNLVLRPLVEFGFLGAYNQDRGVIPFERFFVGGDGLGNYSLDGREAIQLRGYPNQSLTPLDENTGRASNDGGTIYNKYSLELRYPITLKASAKIYALAFLEAGGSYNNFRDFSPFNVNRSAGLGIRIFMPAFGLLGIDFGHGFDPLPGESTKHGWETHFIIGQQF; encoded by the coding sequence ATGGCCGTTCAAGCACAAGATGTTAATTACATAAAAGGCAAAAAATACATTTTGGAAGATATTTCGGTTTTGGGAAACACCTCGTTTGGCGACCAAACCATTATCACTTATTCCGGGCTTAGAAAAGGTGAAGAAATTACCATTCCCGGTGAAGATATCGCCAACGCCATTAAAAAACTCTGGAACTCCAAACTCTTCAGCGATATTGAAGTTTACGTGACTAAAATTGAAGACGACAAAGCCTTTCTTCAAATTCAACTTTCCGATTTACCGCAACTTAACGACATAAAAATAAACGGTGTTAAAAAAGGAAAAGTTGAAGGTATTATTAACGACAACAAACTAAAAAAAGGTACTAAAGTTACCGAAAACCTGATTACCACAACCAAAAACCATTTGGTGAAAAAGTATAAAAAAGACGGTTATTACAACACCAAAGTGCACATCAACACTATCGATATAAAGGATTCCATTCAAACCGCTAGAGTGAATATGGTGGTTAATATCGACAAGGGTGAAAAGGTAAAAATTAAAGACATTGTGTTTTCTGGCAATGATGTTTTAAGTGACAAAAGGCTTAGAAAAGCTATGAAAAGCACTAAGAAAATCAACCGTCTGCGCATATTAAAGCGTTCAAAATATATCGATTCGGCCTACCAAGCCGATTTGGGCCACATTGTTGACACTTACAAAGAAAACGGTTATCGCGATGCCCGAATTGTATCCGACAGTTTAGTTGTTAACAACGATAAAACCATATCGCTTTTCATTGATGTTACCGAAGGCGAGCAGTACTCCTTTGGCGATATAAAGTTTATTGGAAACACTGTATATTCCAACGAATATTTAAGCAGATTACTGCGTATAAGAAAAGGTGACACCTACAACGGCGTTTTGCTTCAAAAACGTATTGCAGACAACTCTAAACCTGATGCTTTCGATATTACCAACGAATACCAAAACAACGGTTATTTGTTTTCCAGCATTAACCCTGTTGAGGTGAGTGCCGAAAACAATGTGATTGATATGGAAATTAGGATTTCCGAAGGGAAACCAGCCTATTTCAACACCGTTTCGGTAGTGGGTAACGACAAAACGAACGACCACGTTATTTACCGTGAATTACGCACGCGCCCTGGTCAATTGTACAGCAAAGCCAATGTAGTGCGTACCGTAAGGGAATTGGGGCAATTGGGCTTTTTTGATGCCCAGGAAATCTCGCCCGACTTTAAAAATGCCAACCCCATGGAAGGCACCATCGATATGGAGTACTCGGTAAAGGAAACCGGTTCTAGCCAAATCGAGTTACAGGGTGGCTACGGTGGTGGCGGTTTTATTGGAACTTTAGGCTTATCGTTCAACAACTTTTCAATTAAAGACATCTTTAAAAAGGAGGCCTATAAACCTATCCCTATGGGCGACGGACAAAAATTAGCGCTCCGTTTACAGGCCAGCCGCTTTTTCCAAACCTATAGTTTTTCGTTTTCAGAACCTTGGATGGGGGGCAAGCGTCCCGTACAGTTTTCAACATCAATATCGCACACCAAGCAATTTACGTATGGAGCAAATTTCCAACCAGATAGAAGCAGAAGTTTTAACATCACTGGAATCACTTTTGGTTTGGCCAAACGATTAACGGTTCCCGACGATTTCTTTACGCTTTCACAGGCCATCAGTTACCAACGTTATGATTTAAACAACTACAACACGGGATTATTTAGCTTTGGCGATGGGCATTCCAATAACTTATCCTACACCGTAGGTTTAAGCAGAAACAACACCAATGTCGATCCTATTTTCCCAACAGGAGGCTCGAAGTTTTCGGTAACCGGTAAATTCTCATTGCCGTACTCCCTTTTTAACGGCGTGGATTACGAACAACTTTCTGATGAATACGACGCCGCACAGCAACAGGCTGCTAATGCAGAAAGTACTTTATCTCCTGAATATATTGCTGCAAACGAAAAAATTACAGAAATAGACCAAAAACGTTTTAATTGGTTAGAGTTTTATAAAATCAACTTTAAAGGTGAATGGTACACCGAAATTACCAAAAACTTGGTGTTGCGTCCCCTTGTAGAATTCGGGTTTTTAGGAGCATACAACCAAGACCGTGGCGTGATTCCTTTTGAAAGATTCTTTGTAGGTGGTGATGGATTGGGCAATTACAGTTTAGATGGCCGTGAAGCCATACAACTGCGTGGTTACCCCAACCAATCGCTAACACCTCTTGACGAAAATACTGGCCGCGCTTCAAATGACGGTGGAACTATTTACAATAAATATTCATTGGAATTGCGTTACCCTATCACTTTAAAAGCATCTGCTAAAATTTATGCTTTGGCTTTTTTGGAAGCTGGTGGCTCGTATAACAATTTTAGGGACTTTAGTCCGTTTAACGTAAATCGTTCCGCAGGTTTAGGTATTCGTATTTTCATGCCAGCCTTTGGTTTATTGGGTATCGATTTTGGTCACGGATTCGATCCTTTACCTGGCGAATCTACCAAGCACGGTTGGGAAACCCACTTTATTATTGGACAACAATTTTAA
- a CDS encoding isoprenyl transferase has translation MDLKSNINEKRLPKHIAVIMDGNGRWAKQQGMARAFGHENGTKSVRETVEACAELGIENLTLYAFSTENWKRPKLEVQTLMKLLVSSLKKEIKTLQDNNIRLNAIGALSTLPKKVHKELFEVIKSTENNSRMTLTLALSYGSREELINSVKEISIKVKNNIISPDKIDESIINEHLYTHNLPDVDLLIRTSGEQRISNFLLWQIAYAELFFASVLWPDFKRQHLYEAIIEYQKRERRFGKTSEQLS, from the coding sequence GGATTTAAAAAGCAACATAAACGAAAAAAGATTACCCAAACATATCGCCGTAATTATGGATGGCAACGGGCGTTGGGCCAAACAACAAGGTATGGCTCGTGCTTTTGGCCACGAAAACGGCACCAAATCGGTTAGGGAAACCGTTGAAGCCTGTGCCGAATTGGGCATTGAAAACTTAACGCTTTATGCCTTCTCCACCGAAAACTGGAAACGCCCCAAATTAGAAGTGCAAACCCTTATGAAGCTTTTGGTGTCTTCATTGAAAAAAGAAATCAAAACCCTTCAGGACAACAACATTAGGTTAAACGCCATTGGAGCTTTAAGTACATTACCCAAAAAAGTGCACAAAGAGCTTTTTGAGGTTATAAAAAGTACCGAAAACAATAGCAGAATGACTTTAACGCTGGCTTTAAGCTACGGATCGAGGGAAGAATTGATAAACTCCGTAAAAGAAATTAGCATTAAAGTTAAAAATAATATAATTTCGCCCGATAAAATTGATGAATCAATTATAAATGAGCATCTTTACACGCATAATTTACCAGATGTAGATTTGCTTATTAGAACTAGCGGAGAGCAGCGCATAAGCAACTTTTTACTATGGCAAATAGCTTATGCTGAATTATTTTTTGCAAGTGTACTGTGGCCAGACTTTAAAAGACAACATTTGTACGAAGCTATTATTGAATATCAAAAAAGAGAACGAAGATTTGGGAAAACAAGTGAACAACTTAGTTAA